TTCTGGAGGTGGTCTATCTCCTCGATGTACTTGTCCGTCAGCTTCTGTACCTGCTCCTGCAGGCGGCGCGCCTCGTCCTCGGAGATCAGGTGATCCTTCTCCTGATGCTTGATCTTGTCGTTGACGTCCCTGCGGACGTTTCGCACCGCCACGCGGTGATCTTCAGCCTTTTTGTGAAGCTGCTTGATAAGCTCCTTGCGCCGCTCTTCCGTCAGGTAGGGAATGTTCAGGCGGATGACCTGTCCGTCGTTGGTGGGAGTCATCCCCAGGTCCGAATTCATTATGGCACGCTCGATCATCCCAAGGGCCTGTTTATCCCACGGCGAGATCACCAGCAACCGTGGCTCGGGAACGCTGATGGCTGCAAGCTGGTTGATGGGCATCGGCGTTCCGTGGTAGTCCACCTGGATGCCGTCCAGAAGCGCCGGATTCGCGCGCCCCGTCCTCAGGGTGTGGAAGTCGTCCTGAGCGGCTTTCACCGCTCCCTTCATCCGCTGCTCGGCGTCTTTTATCAGGTCACCGGTCATCGTCGAACCTCCCCACGTAGGTCCCTATATCGCTACGCAGCAAGACCTCGCGAATGTTTCCCCTGCGCGTGATATCAAACACGATCACGGGCAGGTTGTTCTCCCGACAAAGCGTGAACGCGGTCAAGTCCATGATCTGCAGACCGCGGTTGATGGCATCCATATAGTCAATGCGGTCGAACTTCCGGGCATCGGGGTTCTTCCGGGGATCGCTGTCGTATATCCCGTCCACGTTCGTCCCTTTCAGAACCGCCTGCGCCTGGATCTCCACCGCCCGCAGGACCGCCGCGGTGTCCGTCGTGAAGTACGGGTTGCCTGTCCCCGCCGCCAGAATCACCACCCGTCCCTTCTCCAGGTGCCGGATGGCGCGCCGCCGAATATACGGCTCGGCCAGTGCCGCCATGTTGATGGCCGTCTGCACCCGCGTGTCGCAACCCAGCTGCTCCAGCACGTTCTGGAGAGCCAGAGAGTTGATGACGGTGGCCAGCATGCCCATCGCGTCGCCGGTCACACGGTCAATGCCGGCCCCCGAAGCCTGCTGGCCACGGATGATGTTGCCTCCCCCCACCACCACCGCCACCTCGACGCCCAGATCCTGGGCCTCCTTCACGTCCTGCGCGATGGCCTTGATGGTCTCCGGGTCAATGCCGAACCGCTGCTTTCCGGCGAAAGCCTCTCCGGAAAGCTTCACCAGAACCCGGCTCCAGCGGGGTGTGCCGGTCACGCCGGCTCAGGCTCCCTGTTCCTGCGCTTCGGCGCCCTGGCCGTCGGCGGTCTCGCCGACGCGCCAGCGGATGAACCGCTTGATCTCGATCTTCTCCCCGATGCGTCCGATGGCTTCCGTGATGAGCTGCCGGATGGTGACGCTCTCATCTTGGATGAACGGCTGGTCCAGCAGGACGCGCTCTCCGAAGAACTGCTTCTCCATCCGCCCTTCCACGATCTTCGGGATGGCCGCGTCGGGCTTGCCCTGTTCGCGGGCCCAGGTCTCGTGGATGGCGCGCTCCCGCTCGATGACCTCAGCCGGCACTTCGTCCCGATCCAGATACTCCGGGTTCGTCCACGCCACGTGCATCGCCAGCTTGTGGGCCAGGTCCTTGAACTCGCTGTTCTTGGCGACGAACGGGGTCTCGCAGCTCAGCTCCAGCATCACCGCGATCTGCCCGCCGGTGTGGACATAGGTTTCGATGATCCCCTCCGACGCAACCCGGTCCTGGCGCTTGGCCGCAACGGCCACTCCGCGCTGGCGCAGCAGGTCGGTCGCCTTCTGGAAGTCGCCGCCGGTCTCCTCCAGCGCGCGCTTGCAATCCATCATCCCCGCTCCGGTGGCTTCCCGGAGCTGCTTTACAGTCTTAGCGTCAATGGCCACTGATTCTTTGTCTCCTGTGTTCGGAAATCGTCACTTCCTGAGCGTCCCGGCTCTGCATCCGGCAGACTTACTCCTGCTCCAGGGTCTCGGCGGATGCGCTCTGCTCCTCCGCGTCTGCGGCCTTTGCCAGCCGGGTGGTCGGCATCTTGCCCGCGCGGATGATGCGCCGCGGCCGGCTCTCACCTTCGGCGGGTGCTGCTTCGGCCTCAACAGCCGGCTCGGCGTCGGCCTTGGGCTCCTCGTCAGCCACCACCGGTTCAGGCTCCGGAGCCTCCTCAGCCTCAGCCGCTTGCTGCGTCTCGGCAGCGGCCTCCTCAAAGAACTCGGGCACCAGATCCTCGGCCGGAACCTCCGGCTCCTCAGCCTCGCCCTGGTCGGGTTGCTCGGCTGCTTCGGATGCTTCCTCATCCACATCCACCACCTCGGCGCCCTGCCACTCCACCTGCTTGACCTCGACGATGGCGTCGGCGATCTTGGAGCACATCAGCTTGATGGCGCGTATGGCGTCGTCGTTTCCGGGAATCACCCAGTCCACTTCATCCGGGTCGCAGTTGGTATCCACAATGGCGACCACAGGGATGTCTAGCTTGCGGGCCTCTGCCAGCGCGATCCGCTCCTTCTTCAGATCCACGATGAAGACCGCGCCGGGCAACTCCGGCATGTCTTTTATGCCTCCGAGGTACCGCTCCAGGCGCTCGCGCTCCTCGCGCAGATGCATGGCCTCTTTCTTGGGAAGACGCTCCAGGCTGCCGTCTTCCTCCATCTTCTCCAGCTCCCGCAGCCGCTGGATGCGTTCGCGGATGGTACGGTAGTTGGTGAGGGTCCCGCCCAGCCAGCGCTGGTTCACCCAGTACTGCCGGCAGCGCTTGGCAGCCTCGGCGACAGCATCCTGCGCCTGCTTCTTGGTGCCGACGAACAGGATGGGCTTGTTCTCCATCGCCACCTGCTGGACGAAAGCGCGGGCTTCCTCGAAAAGCTTCAGAGTCTGGTGAAGGTCGATGATGTAGATGCCGTTCCGCCCCCCGTAGATGTAGCGTTTCATCTTGGGGTTCCAGCGGTTCGTGCGGTGACCGAAGTGGACTCCTGCCTCCAGGAGTTCCTTCATGGTGATGCTTGCCAAGTTGTCCTCCGTTTGGTTGTTGACGTTGCCCCGCATCATTCCGCAGGCGCGGCACCCGAAGCATCCGGATGCCGACCCGCCTGGCAGTCCGCGGGACTGAGTATTTGCACGCGGCTGCCCCGGCCGCTTCGGCCGTCAGGCAACCTTGTGGAGTTTATCATGAAGCCACCGGCCGCGCAATCGCGTGACGGTCGCCCCTGCAGATTCATCGGCAGAGGCAAGCCTTCACTGGACTGCCTGCACTGCCTGCGGCCGCACGTGCGCCAGGGTCCGACAGATAGGCTTAGGCCTTGAGGGATACTTCCAGGCCTTCCGGATCCAGCACGACGTTCACGCTGGCGGCAAAGGAGCCGCCGCCCCGCACGAACCCCAGATAATGCTTCAGGCGCTCTGCGGCGTTCACGCTGTTGTGTGCCAGAACGACGGCTCCAGGAGGCATCTTCGGAAGGGCCTCCTCAAGAATGTCCAGATACACGCCCTTGCCGCGTCCGCCCGCTCCGTCCGCATCCAGATAAAGCAGGTGGATGGGTCCGTCCCATTCCCGGACGTAGGTCACGGCGTCCGCGCTCACCACACGTGCCACCCCGGATGAGTCAATTCGCCGCACATTCCGCTCCGCGCGCTCGGCTTCCTCAGGTACGATCTCGATGCCCACCAGATGCTCCGCGGTGTAGCAGGCTCCGGGACCCACCGCCGCCCCGGCGTTCGAGATGAAGGTGTTTCCGCAGAAGACGCCCGCCGCCATCATCACCGGGGGCTGAATGATGGCGTTGATGGCGTAGAGCAGGCGCTGCATCCGAGGCGTAATGGCTGTCCACGGAATCTCGAAGAGTTCCCGCACGGCCCGCCTGTGTGCCAGCATCCTGTCGCGGTCATACTCCGCGTGCGGCAGGATTCCCGCATCCACCAGGCTCCGTAAAGCATCGGCCACCACCCGTTCTTCATCTGCGGCCGGTTCCAGTGTCCGGTGCGGGTCGGAGTAATCCATCTTGTAACGGTCGCTGTCCGGGGCCCGGAAGACAGCAACGCGCGTGCTCTTGCTCAAGGCAGCGACTCCCGGTGCGCGGCGAACTTCTCCTCCACGAAGCGGTGGATGGCCTCCTGAAATACTTTTGTATCGAACGAGAGTGCGTGCTGCCGGATGGCATGCGGGTCGAAGTCCTCCGGGCGGTAGCGCTTTACGGCTTCCATCAGCGCCTGCGGGGTCTGCTCGTCGAAGAAGATGCCCGACAGCCCTTCCTTGACCGTGTCGAGCGCCCCGCCGCGGCGGAATGCAATCACCGGGCGGCCGGCCGCCTGCGCTTCCACCGGTGTGATGCCGAAGTCTTCCTCGCCGGGGAAGATGAACGCCTGGCAGCGTGCGTATGCCTCAGCCACCTGCTCGTCGCTCTGTCCGCTGCGGAAGGTGATGGTGGGTCCCGCGATGCTTTTGAGATACTTCTCCTGCTCCCCATCGCCGATGATCAGCAAAGGCAGCCGGAGCTCATTGAACGCCTCGATGGCGAGCCCGACTTTCTTGTAGGGTGCGAAGCGCCCCACCATCAGGAAATAGTCGTCCAGCTCATCGGAGATGCGGAACCGGTGCGTCTCCACAGGCGGATGGATGACGGTGGACTCCCGGCGGTAGTATTTCCGGATGCGGGCGGCCACATGCCGTGAGATGGCCACGAAATGATCCACCCCGAAGGACGTCCGCAGGTCCCACGTCCGGGCCGATGACATCAAAAGCGCAGCGATGGCATTGAACACCTTGCCCTTCCCGGACTCGCGAAGGTAGTCGTGGTACAGGTCCCAGGCATAGCGCATCGGGCTGCAGCAGATGCACACGTGCATCGTCTTGGGGCGGGTGATAACACTCTTTGCGCAGGCGTGGTTGATACTGATGACCACGTCGAAATCGGAGAGGTCGAACTGCTCAAACGCGAGCATGAATACGGGCAGGAACCGCTGGTGATACTTGGCCGCGCCGGGGACCTTCTGGGCGAAGCTGACGCGGATGTCTTTACTGCGGAACTCCTCCGGCATGGTCTCCGGCGTGTAGAGTGCCGTGTAGATAGGCGCGTCCGGATACACCTCGGCAAGCGCCAGCAGATGCTTCTCCGCGCCCGCCATCACGTTCAACCTCTCGCAGACGAGCGCCACCTTCATCCGTCGTTCACCCCGCAGTCTCCTTGTGGCTGGTAGCCGGCCGGGCAGGTTGTTGCCGCCTGCCGGCCGGTCAGGGCTATTCTAGAGGAGCGCGCGCCGACGCGTCAAACGCCGGCTTTATGCTATAACCCTCTGGAAAGGACCTAGGGATGCTGGTCTCTTACCATAACCATACGCGCTGGAGCGACGGGTCTCCCACCATCGCCGAGATGGTGGAGGGCGCTCTCACTCAGGGGCTCGACGAGCTGGGCATCTCGGATCACTTTGTGCTGTTCCCGGACCGCAGGGAGGTGGAGTGGTCCATGCCACTCCACCTGCTGGGTGAATACGTGGCCGAGCTGCAGGACACAGCATCGCGTCTGGACGGGATGCAGCTTCGGCTGGGCGTCGAGGTGGACTATCTGCCGGGCACATCAGAGCAGCTGAAAAACGAACTGGCCAGGTATCCCTTCGATTTCATCATCTGCTCCGTGCACTATGTGGACGAGTTCCCGGTGGATGCAGACCGCAAGTACTGGGATCCGCTGCCGCAGGAGCGCATTAACGAGATCTGGCGGGAATACTGGCTGCGGGTGCGGGATATGGCCGTGGAGGGCATCGGCGACATCGTGGCCCATCTGGACCTACCCAAGAAGTACGGTTTCCGCCCCACGCAAAACCTTTCTGCGGAAGAGGACCAGGCTCTGGACGCCATCCGGGCGGCGAATCTTGCCATCGAGATCAACACA
The sequence above is drawn from the Armatimonadota bacterium genome and encodes:
- a CDS encoding glycosyl transferase → MAGAEKHLLALAEVYPDAPIYTALYTPETMPEEFRSKDIRVSFAQKVPGAAKYHQRFLPVFMLAFEQFDLSDFDVVISINHACAKSVITRPKTMHVCICCSPMRYAWDLYHDYLRESGKGKVFNAIAALLMSSARTWDLRTSFGVDHFVAISRHVAARIRKYYRRESTVIHPPVETHRFRISDELDDYFLMVGRFAPYKKVGLAIEAFNELRLPLLIIGDGEQEKYLKSIAGPTITFRSGQSDEQVAEAYARCQAFIFPGEEDFGITPVEAQAAGRPVIAFRRGGALDTVKEGLSGIFFDEQTPQALMEAVKRYRPEDFDPHAIRQHALSFDTKVFQEAIHRFVEEKFAAHRESLP
- the pyrH gene encoding uridylate kinase, coding for MTGTPRWSRVLVKLSGEAFAGKQRFGIDPETIKAIAQDVKEAQDLGVEVAVVVGGGNIIRGQQASGAGIDRVTGDAMGMLATVINSLALQNVLEQLGCDTRVQTAINMAALAEPYIRRRAIRHLEKGRVVILAAGTGNPYFTTDTAAVLRAVEIQAQAVLKGTNVDGIYDSDPRKNPDARKFDRIDYMDAINRGLQIMDLTAFTLCRENNLPVIVFDITRRGNIREVLLRSDIGTYVGRFDDDR
- a CDS encoding ribosome-recycling factor, whose amino-acid sequence is MTGDLIKDAEQRMKGAVKAAQDDFHTLRTGRANPALLDGIQVDYHGTPMPINQLAAISVPEPRLLVISPWDKQALGMIERAIMNSDLGMTPTNDGQVIRLNIPYLTEERRKELIKQLHKKAEDHRVAVRNVRRDVNDKIKHQEKDHLISEDEARRLQEQVQKLTDKYIEEIDHLQKAKEEELLEV
- a CDS encoding histidinol-phosphatase; protein product: MLVSYHNHTRWSDGSPTIAEMVEGALTQGLDELGISDHFVLFPDRREVEWSMPLHLLGEYVAELQDTASRLDGMQLRLGVEVDYLPGTSEQLKNELARYPFDFIICSVHYVDEFPVDADRKYWDPLPQERINEIWREYWLRVRDMAVEGIGDIVAHLDLPKKYGFRPTQNLSAEEDQALDAIRAANLAIEINTAGWSLSAEEAYPSLRLLRKARQRDIPLVISADAHSPAHLTRHFDRARDLAREAGYSRLLRFHQRERFEIPLQS
- the tsf gene encoding elongation factor Ts, translating into MAIDAKTVKQLREATGAGMMDCKRALEETGGDFQKATDLLRQRGVAVAAKRQDRVASEGIIETYVHTGGQIAVMLELSCETPFVAKNSEFKDLAHKLAMHVAWTNPEYLDRDEVPAEVIERERAIHETWAREQGKPDAAIPKIVEGRMEKQFFGERVLLDQPFIQDESVTIRQLITEAIGRIGEKIEIKRFIRWRVGETADGQGAEAQEQGA